Proteins co-encoded in one Astyanax mexicanus isolate ESR-SI-001 chromosome 1, AstMex3_surface, whole genome shotgun sequence genomic window:
- the zgc:63972 gene encoding protein CutA homolog, protein MKVTEDNKLDWSSQRCQSDTMSKSLSKSRLMLILGTMVLTATLYPVLRMLGIQIYAALSGTYVAGHHSMLLINCPTEQTAKDIGRHIMEKRMAACVNILPRTSTMYYWKGQIQDASEILLLVRTRTSLIQKLTEYVIALHPYEIPEIISFPIEDGSMSYLKWMDDAIPDV, encoded by the exons ATGAAAGTGACTGAGGACAACAAGCTGGACTGGTCCTCTCAGCGCTGTCAGAGCGACACCATGTCTAAGAGCCTGTCCAAATCGCGACTTATGCTGATTTTGGGG ACGATGGTGCTGACTGCCACACTGTACCCCGTGCTGAGGATGCTGGGCATCCAGATTTACGCTGCCCTAAGTGGAACTTACGTGGCTGGACACCACTCCATGTTGCTTATCAACTGTCCCACTGAACAGACAGCTAAAGATATTGGAAG ACATATCATGGAGAAAAGGATGGCAGCATGTGTGAATATTCTTCCCCGCACTTCCACCAT GTACTACTGGAAAGGACAGATTCAAGATGCTTCAGAAATTCTTCTG TTGGTGAGGACCAGAACATCGCTAATTCAGAAACTCACTGAATATGTAAT AGCTTTGCATCCATACGAAATTCCAGAAATCATCAGTTTTCCAATTGAAGATGGAAGTATGTCGTATTTGAAATGGATGGATGATGCAATTCCTGATGTATGA